The Oryza glaberrima chromosome 9, OglaRS2, whole genome shotgun sequence genome includes a window with the following:
- the LOC127785224 gene encoding myb family transcription factor PHL7-like isoform X1, producing MELGGNNMGSDNGANNNSNLAARQRLRWTNELHERFVEAVTQLGGPDRATPKGVLRIMGVQGLTIYHVKSHLQKYRLAKYIPDSSADGNKAENKDPGDLLAGLEGSSGLQISEALKLQMEVQKRLHEQLEVQRQLQLRIEAQGKYLKKIIEEQQRLGGVKSETPAAGASVTLPSDQFPDSERTDPSTPAPTSESPTQGVPSNRDNGGQNEATKSPQRDDSLSRHEPLTPDSNCQPGSPTASPKHERAAKRQRGNGAEFSETDFALPHSIFESSSGSEFQQCSMSYSGH from the exons ATGGAATTAGGTGGCAACAATATGGGTTCAGATAATGGAGCAAACAACAATTCCAACTTGGCTGCAAGGCAACGCTTACGGTGGACAAATGAGCTGCACGAACGATTTGTTGAGGCTGTTACTCAACTTGGTGGTCCTGATA GAGCAACTCCGAAAGGAGTTCTAAGAATTATGGGTGTACAAGGGTTGACGATATACCATGTGAAAAGTCATTTGCAG AAATACAGGCTTGCAAAGTACATTCCCGACTCTTCAGCTGATG GTAACAAGGCTGAAAACAAAGACCCTGGAGATTTGCTTGCTGGACTTGAGGGATCCTC TGGCTTACAGATATCTGAAGCTCTGAAGCTGCAGATGGAGGTCCAAAAGCGTCTACATGAACAGTTAGAA GTACAAAGGCAGCTGCAGTTGCGCATTGAGGCGCAGGGCAAGTACCTCAAGAAGATCATTGAGGAGCAGCAGCGTCTCGGTGGAGTGAAATCTGAAACACCTGCTGCTGGTGCTTCCGTCACATTGCCAAGCGATCAGTTCCCTGATTCCGAAAGAACTGACCCCTCTACTCCTGCACCTACATCTGAATCTCCAACTCAAGGTGTACCTTCGAATAGGGACAATGGAGGACAAAACGAAGCAACCAAGAGCCCCCAGCGCGATGATTCTCTGTCCCGCCATGAACCACTAACCCCTGATTCCAACTGTCAGCCTGGTTCTCCTACCGCTAGTCCAAAGCATGAGAGGGCAGCAAAGAGGCAACGAGGTAATGGTGCAGAGTTCTCGGAAACTGACTTCGCCCTTCCTCATTCTATCTTCGAGTCGAGTTCGGGGTCAGAGTTCCAACAATGTTCCATGTCCTACTCAGGTCATTAG
- the LOC127785224 gene encoding myb family transcription factor PHL7-like isoform X2 encodes MELGGNNMGSDNGANNNSNLAARQRLRWTNELHERFVEAVTQLGGPDRATPKGVLRIMGVQGLTIYHVKSHLQKYRLAKYIPDSSADGNKAENKDPGDLLAGLEGSSGLQISEALKLQMEVQKRLHEQLEVQRQLQLRIEAQGKYLKKIIEEQQRLGGVKSETPAAGASVTLPSDQFPDSERTDPSTPAPTSESPTQGVPSNRDNGGQNEATKSPQRDDSLSRHEPLTPDSNCQPGSPTASPKHERAAKRQRGH; translated from the exons ATGGAATTAGGTGGCAACAATATGGGTTCAGATAATGGAGCAAACAACAATTCCAACTTGGCTGCAAGGCAACGCTTACGGTGGACAAATGAGCTGCACGAACGATTTGTTGAGGCTGTTACTCAACTTGGTGGTCCTGATA GAGCAACTCCGAAAGGAGTTCTAAGAATTATGGGTGTACAAGGGTTGACGATATACCATGTGAAAAGTCATTTGCAG AAATACAGGCTTGCAAAGTACATTCCCGACTCTTCAGCTGATG GTAACAAGGCTGAAAACAAAGACCCTGGAGATTTGCTTGCTGGACTTGAGGGATCCTC TGGCTTACAGATATCTGAAGCTCTGAAGCTGCAGATGGAGGTCCAAAAGCGTCTACATGAACAGTTAGAA GTACAAAGGCAGCTGCAGTTGCGCATTGAGGCGCAGGGCAAGTACCTCAAGAAGATCATTGAGGAGCAGCAGCGTCTCGGTGGAGTGAAATCTGAAACACCTGCTGCTGGTGCTTCCGTCACATTGCCAAGCGATCAGTTCCCTGATTCCGAAAGAACTGACCCCTCTACTCCTGCACCTACATCTGAATCTCCAACTCAAGGTGTACCTTCGAATAGGGACAATGGAGGACAAAACGAAGCAACCAAGAGCCCCCAGCGCGATGATTCTCTGTCCCGCCATGAACCACTAACCCCTGATTCCAACTGTCAGCCTGGTTCTCCTACCGCTAGTCCAAAGCATGAGAGGGCAGCAAAGAGGCAACGAG GTCATTAG
- the LOC127785323 gene encoding chromosome transmission fidelity protein 8 produces MQIRVRCGCGEAGCPEWAIVEVQGVVQPQPCFSGRIQGLHIGRLCAAAAAPSSKAAFTFTVGYHELAGTKVALKKPLLVLRKKKTTAVAAETELEVIGVIRHKILFKDRPKALISKPQVKEKKTLPLPAPAAAPPPQSS; encoded by the exons ATGCAGATCCGCGTGCGGTGCGGGTGCGGCGAGGCGGGGTGCCCGGAGTGGGCCATCGTGGAGGTGCAGGGCGTGGTGCAGCCGCAGCCGTGCTTCTCCGGCCGCATCCAGGGCCTCCACATCGGccgcctctgcgccgccgccgccgccccgtctTCCAAG GCGGCGTTCACCTTCACCGTGGGGTACCATGAGCTCGCCGGCACCAAGGTGGCGCTCAAGAAGCCTCTCCTCGtgctgaggaagaagaagacgacggcggtggcggcggagacggagcTGGAGGTGATCGGCGTGATCCGGCACAAGATCCTCTTCAAGGACCGGCCCAAGGCTCTCATCTCAA aACCGCaggtgaaggagaagaagactCTGCCGctaccggcgccggcggcggcgccaccaccccAATCATCGTAG
- the LOC127785322 gene encoding two pore potassium channel c — MDTEPLLSPLSPSPHLLHPLPEHAEVSTFSPPLSPCPSPASSYKERIIFGAHPPPPPPPPPPPPPPRGRRYYRRVSGDDLDVPSCSSSPSPPSDEENPPPNPPSLFDFIGGRTNLHRSRTAPAMAPLNAAAIAAAAASGDSRNPPPPPRRPAIVLHAFLFLLAYLAMGVTFYAALPGNFTSSAGPTHPVADALYFCIVTLCTIGYGDITPATPAAKLFSISFVLIGFGFVDILLSGMVSYVLDLQEHLLITALKNPRSVRKHRHNYIFDLKKGRMRVRMKVALALTVVAICVGVGAAVLKRVENLGWLDAVYLAVMSVTTVGYGDHAFQTLAGRLFASAWLLVSTLAVARAFLYLAEMRIDKRHRAMANWVLSRDMTVSEFLAADIDNNGYVTKSEFVVYKLKEMGKISEKDIMMICDQFQRMDSGNCGKITLSDLLESHQLVTDLNEKKKGKKS, encoded by the exons ATGGACACGGAGCCGCTGctgtcgccgctgtcgccgtcgccgcacctGCTCCACCCGCTGCCGGAGCACGCGGAGGTGTCCACCTTCTCGCCGCCCCTCTCGCCCTGCCCTTCCCCGGCGTCCTCGTACAAGGAGCGGATCATCTTCGgcgcgcacccgccgccgccgccgccgccgccgccgcctccgcccccgccgcggggGAGGCGGTACTACCGGCGTGTGTCCGGGGATGACCTCGACGTGCCGTCGTGTTCGTCCTCGCCTTCCCCTCCCTCCGACGAGGAGAACCCGCCGCCGAACCCGCCGTCGCTGTTCGACTTCATCGGGGGGCGCACGAACCTCCACCGCTCGCGCAccgcgccggccatggcgccgcTCAACGCGGCGGCtatcgccgcggccgccgcctcggggGACAGCCGgaacccgccgcctcccccacgGCGGCCGGCCATCGTGCTGCACGCGTTCCTCTTCCTGCTCGCCTACCTCGCCATGGGCGTCACCTTCTACGCCGCCTTGCCGGGCAACTTCACCTCCTCGGCCGGCCCTACCCACCCCGTCGCCGACGCGCTCTACTTCTGCATAGTGACTCTCTGCACCATCGGCTACGGTGACATCACACCGGCGACCCCCGCCGCGAAGCTCTTCTCAATCTCCTTCGTCCTCATCGGGTTTGGCTTTGTTGACATCCTCCTATCCGGCATGGTGTCCTATGTGCTTGACCTCCAGGAGCACCTCCTCATCACGGCGCTCAAGAACCCCCGCTCTGTGCGCAAGCACCGGCACAATTACATCTTTGATCTTAAGAAGGGCCGGATGCGTGTGCGCATGAAGGTTGCACTTGCGCTCACCGTGGTGGCCATCTGCGTGGGGGTCGGTGCCGCGGTGCTCAAGAGGGTCGAGAATTTGGGGTGGCTCGATGCCGTTTACCTTGCTGTGATGTCGGTGACCACCGTCGGGTATGGCGATCACGCGTTCCAGACACTGGCTGGACGGCTCTTTGCATCCGCGTGGCTGCTCGTGTCGACTCTTGCTGTTGCAAGGGCATTCCTCTACTTAGCGGAGATGAGGATTGACAAGAGGCACCGCGCTATGGCTAACTGGGTGCTGTCGAGAGACATGACCGTGTCAGAGTTTCTTGCTGCGGATATCGACAACAACGGTTATGTCAC GAAATCGGAATTTGTAGTTTACAAGCTCAAGGAGATGggcaaaatttcagaaaaagaCATAATGATGATCTGTGACCAATTCCAAAGAATGGACTCAGGAAACTGTGGGAAGATTACACTTTCAGATCTTCTCGAGAGTCATCAGCTGGTCACTGACCTtaacgaaaagaaaaaggggaagaaATCATAA